Proteins from a single region of Microbacterium sp. zg-Y818:
- a CDS encoding NAD-dependent succinate-semialdehyde dehydrogenase — protein sequence MTDDRETELLASVPEGLFIDGAWRAASDGGTLDVVDPATGNVVKTIASASVADGVAALDAADAAFPAWAATPARERAEILRRAFDLLQERKEDFALLMTLEMGKPLAEARGEVAYGGEFLRWFSEEAVRANGRYGANPEGTGRMIVTQHPVGPCFLITPWNFPLAMATRKIAPALAAGCTVVVKPAALTPLTTLAFAKLLEDAGLPAGVVNVVTTRSSGPLSDAIIADPRLRKLSFTGSTPVGVSLLEKAAKGVLRTSMELGGNAPFIVFDDADLDKAVDGAIAAKFRNIGQACTAANRFIVHRGVVDEFARRVTERVESFRVGRGTEEGVVIGPLIDDKAVAKTGELVADAVERGATLRAGGEPIDRPGSFFAATVLSDVPAGSDILREEIFGPVLAIVPFDDEDDAVRIANDTEYGLVSYVYTESLSRGQRMIERLQTGMMGLNVGVVSNAAAPFGGWKMSGLGREGGAEGIHEYLQTKYTLTANPFG from the coding sequence ATGACTGACGACCGCGAAACCGAGCTGCTGGCCTCCGTTCCAGAGGGCCTGTTCATCGACGGGGCCTGGCGTGCGGCATCGGACGGCGGCACGCTCGACGTCGTCGACCCCGCCACCGGCAATGTGGTGAAGACCATCGCCAGCGCCTCGGTCGCCGACGGTGTGGCCGCCTTGGATGCCGCTGACGCGGCGTTCCCGGCCTGGGCGGCGACCCCCGCCCGTGAGCGGGCGGAGATCCTCCGCCGGGCCTTTGACCTGCTGCAGGAGCGGAAGGAGGACTTCGCGCTTCTGATGACCCTCGAGATGGGAAAGCCCCTCGCCGAGGCGCGCGGTGAAGTCGCCTACGGTGGCGAGTTCCTGCGGTGGTTCAGCGAGGAGGCGGTGCGCGCGAACGGCCGTTACGGGGCGAACCCCGAGGGCACCGGCCGCATGATCGTCACGCAGCACCCCGTCGGACCGTGCTTCCTCATCACGCCGTGGAACTTCCCGCTCGCGATGGCGACCCGCAAGATCGCGCCCGCGCTCGCCGCCGGCTGCACCGTGGTCGTCAAGCCCGCCGCGCTGACGCCCCTGACCACCCTCGCCTTCGCGAAGCTGCTGGAGGACGCGGGGCTTCCCGCCGGCGTCGTCAACGTCGTCACGACGCGATCCTCGGGTCCGCTGTCGGACGCGATCATCGCCGACCCGCGCCTGCGCAAGCTCTCGTTCACCGGCTCCACCCCGGTGGGCGTCTCGCTGCTGGAGAAGGCGGCGAAGGGGGTGCTCCGCACGTCCATGGAACTCGGCGGCAACGCCCCGTTCATCGTCTTCGACGACGCCGACCTCGACAAGGCCGTCGACGGGGCGATCGCGGCGAAGTTCCGCAACATCGGCCAGGCCTGCACCGCCGCCAACCGCTTCATCGTGCACCGCGGTGTGGTCGACGAGTTCGCGCGCCGCGTCACCGAGCGCGTCGAGTCGTTCCGTGTGGGCCGCGGCACCGAGGAGGGGGTCGTCATCGGCCCGCTCATCGACGACAAGGCCGTGGCCAAGACCGGCGAGCTGGTGGCCGACGCGGTCGAACGCGGCGCGACGCTGCGCGCCGGCGGCGAGCCCATCGATCGGCCCGGCTCGTTCTTCGCCGCGACCGTGCTCAGCGACGTGCCCGCCGGAAGCGACATCCTGCGCGAAGAGATCTTCGGTCCGGTGCTGGCGATCGTCCCGTTCGACGACGAGGACGACGCCGTGCGCATCGCCAACGACACCGAGTACGGGCTGGTGTCGTACGTCTACACCGAGAGCCTCAGCCGGGGGCAGCGCATGATCGAGCGCCTGCAGACCGGGATGATGGGGCTCAATGTCGGCGTGGTCTCCAACGCGGCGGCGCCCTTCGGCGGCTGGAAGATGTCGGGCCTCGGACGCGAGGGCGGCGCCGAGGGCATCCACGAGTACCTGCAGACGAAGTACACCCTCACGGCGAACCCGTTCGGCTGA
- a CDS encoding winged helix DNA-binding domain-containing protein — MDAATLRRERLRSHRLSAPAASVADAASHMLAVQAQEFCGGRWALAARTRGAPALSDVDAAFDRGEIVRTWTMRGTIHIVPARDLGWVLAVTGPRQRQQAAGVHRSEGIDDAEALRAERAVRAALRGGGRLTRAEIFAVLEAAGVSTAGQRGYHLLVVLSTRLVICQGPVVAREGLPTREQRFVLVEEWAPDQVAPAEPLAEFFRRFVASHGPAGPRDFTWWSGLPLGVARRAADAAAEDVEVVAERAGEQLYLSRSRAPRRLLSAPRILALPPFEESYISYADRTVACPAPLLGEVGPAKNGIVKPILVAEGEVVGVWSTSVAASRQARLPVARVLAPDRVEAPEVDAALARFSHFLGR; from the coding sequence ATGGATGCCGCCACCCTCCGCCGCGAGCGCCTGCGTTCGCACCGACTGAGCGCGCCGGCGGCCAGCGTCGCCGATGCGGCATCCCACATGCTCGCCGTGCAGGCCCAGGAGTTCTGCGGAGGCCGGTGGGCGCTGGCCGCCCGCACCCGCGGCGCGCCGGCCCTGAGCGACGTCGACGCCGCCTTCGACCGCGGCGAGATCGTGCGCACGTGGACCATGCGCGGCACGATCCACATCGTGCCCGCGCGGGACCTCGGCTGGGTGCTGGCGGTCACCGGCCCACGTCAGCGCCAGCAGGCGGCTGGGGTGCACCGGTCCGAGGGCATAGACGACGCCGAGGCGCTGCGGGCGGAGCGCGCCGTCCGCGCGGCGCTCCGCGGCGGCGGACGGCTCACGCGCGCCGAGATCTTCGCCGTGCTCGAAGCGGCGGGCGTGTCGACGGCCGGGCAGCGGGGTTACCACCTGCTCGTCGTGCTCTCGACGCGGCTGGTGATCTGCCAAGGGCCCGTCGTCGCGCGCGAGGGACTGCCGACGCGGGAGCAGCGTTTCGTGCTGGTGGAGGAGTGGGCGCCCGATCAGGTGGCGCCGGCCGAGCCGCTGGCGGAGTTCTTCCGTCGGTTCGTCGCCTCGCACGGTCCGGCCGGGCCGCGCGACTTCACCTGGTGGTCTGGTCTTCCCCTGGGCGTCGCGCGTCGGGCCGCCGATGCCGCAGCCGAGGACGTCGAAGTGGTAGCCGAGCGTGCGGGCGAACAGCTGTACCTCAGCCGCTCCCGCGCCCCGCGGCGTCTGCTGTCAGCGCCCCGCATCCTGGCGCTCCCGCCGTTCGAGGAGTCCTATATCTCCTACGCGGATCGCACCGTGGCCTGCCCCGCCCCGTTGCTCGGAGAGGTCGGGCCGGCCAAGAACGGCATCGTCAAGCCCATCCTCGTCGCCGAAGGGGAGGTCGTGGGGGTGTGGTCGACGTCGGTGGCGGCCAGCCGGCAAGCCCGGCTCCCGGTGGCGCGGGTCCTGGCGCCCGATCGGGTCGAGGCGCCCGAGGTCGACGCCGCGTTGGCCCGCTTCTCACACTTCCTCGGCCGCTGA
- a CDS encoding XRE family transcriptional regulator, which yields MPPSSLELTTLGHRIRHHRLTRGFTLDELGALVGVAGSQLSLIENGKREPKLSLLQAIAEATGTEVAELLSAEPPNRRAALEIELDRAQASTVFRRLGVPPVKVTKGTPDETLESLLGLHRELQRREREAIATPEEARRANTELRLAMREQANHLPEIEALAEKQLKAAGHVAGALTHRTVSIMASQLGFELIYAGDLPSSVRSVTDLENGRIYLPPASIPGGHGLRSMALQAMAHRLLGHRQPTDYADFLQQRLEINYYAACCLMPQAASVAFLQQAKRDRNLAVEDFRDAFGVTHEAAGMRMTNLLTTHLDIALHFLRVDGNGAISRVYENDGLPLPMDVTGAVEGQVVCRRFLARSAFEEQNRTTEHYQYTDTPAGTFWCSTQTGTTSDGEFSITVGVPFDDARWFRGRETPKRVSSSCPDEACCRRPPADVAARWEGKAWPSARVHMQMFSPLPRGAFPGVDDNEVYDFLERHAQG from the coding sequence ATGCCCCCATCCTCCCTGGAACTGACGACGCTCGGTCACCGGATCCGTCACCACCGCCTCACGCGCGGCTTCACCCTCGATGAGCTGGGGGCGCTCGTGGGCGTGGCGGGCAGCCAGCTGAGCCTGATCGAGAACGGCAAGCGCGAGCCCAAGCTGTCCCTGCTGCAGGCCATCGCCGAGGCCACAGGGACCGAGGTCGCCGAGCTGCTGTCAGCAGAGCCGCCGAACCGGCGCGCCGCGCTCGAGATCGAACTCGACCGCGCGCAGGCGAGCACGGTGTTCCGTCGTCTCGGTGTGCCGCCGGTGAAGGTCACCAAGGGCACGCCGGACGAGACCCTCGAGTCGCTCCTGGGCCTGCACCGCGAGCTGCAGCGGCGGGAGCGCGAGGCCATCGCGACGCCCGAAGAGGCACGGCGCGCGAACACTGAGCTGCGGCTGGCGATGCGGGAGCAGGCGAACCATCTGCCTGAGATCGAGGCCCTGGCCGAGAAGCAGCTGAAGGCCGCCGGTCACGTCGCGGGGGCGCTCACCCACCGGACGGTGAGCATCATGGCATCCCAGCTGGGGTTCGAGCTCATCTACGCCGGAGACCTGCCGAGCTCGGTCCGGTCGGTGACCGATCTTGAGAACGGGCGCATCTACCTCCCCCCGGCATCCATCCCCGGCGGCCACGGACTGCGCTCGATGGCGCTGCAGGCCATGGCCCACCGACTGCTCGGCCACCGTCAGCCCACCGATTACGCGGACTTCCTGCAGCAGCGGCTGGAGATCAACTACTACGCAGCCTGCTGCCTCATGCCCCAGGCGGCATCCGTCGCCTTCCTGCAGCAGGCCAAGCGTGACCGCAACCTCGCCGTCGAGGACTTCCGCGACGCGTTCGGCGTCACCCACGAAGCCGCCGGCATGCGCATGACCAACCTGCTGACCACCCACCTCGACATTGCGCTGCACTTCCTGCGCGTGGATGGGAACGGCGCCATCTCACGCGTGTACGAGAACGACGGGCTTCCGCTGCCGATGGATGTGACGGGGGCCGTCGAGGGGCAGGTGGTGTGCCGCCGGTTCCTGGCGCGATCGGCGTTCGAGGAGCAGAACCGCACCACCGAGCACTATCAGTACACCGACACACCGGCCGGGACCTTCTGGTGTTCGACGCAGACCGGCACCACGTCCGACGGGGAGTTCTCGATCACCGTCGGGGTGCCCTTCGACGACGCTCGGTGGTTCCGCGGCCGCGAGACGCCCAAGCGGGTGTCGTCGTCGTGTCCTGACGAGGCCTGCTGCCGACGCCCGCCGGCTGACGTCGCCGCGCGCTGGGAGGGCAAGGCGTGGCCGAGCGCCCGCGTGCACATGCAGATGTTCTCGCCCTTGCCGCGGGGGGCCTTCCCGGGCGTCGACGACAACGAGGTGTACGACTTCCTCGAGCGGCACGCGCAGGGCTGA